A single window of Flavobacterium aestivum DNA harbors:
- a CDS encoding prephenate dehydrogenase produces MNIYVIGIGLIGGSIALDAKALYPEARIFGIDNNENHLQEAVTLGVVDEAAVFEDVANADFVIVSVPVDTTIVLLPKVLDLIPNTAIVFDVGSTKVPICEVVANHPKRRNFIATHPIAGTEFSGPSAAIKGLFQGKTNIICEVEKTTFKLQEKALWLFKAIGMRIRYMDPKSHDKHIAYVSHLSHISSFMLGKTVINKEKDEQDIFDMAGSGFESTVRLAKSSPAMWTPIFKQNKKQVVRTLEEYIANLSKFKELLENDDYDAIYSEMQSVNKIKEILNGMNSKK; encoded by the coding sequence ATGAATATATACGTAATAGGAATTGGATTAATAGGAGGCTCAATAGCATTAGATGCTAAAGCACTATATCCTGAAGCAAGAATTTTTGGAATTGACAATAACGAAAATCATTTGCAAGAGGCAGTAACATTAGGAGTTGTCGATGAAGCTGCTGTTTTTGAAGATGTAGCCAATGCTGATTTTGTGATAGTTTCAGTTCCTGTTGATACAACTATTGTCCTTTTACCAAAAGTGCTAGATCTAATTCCAAATACAGCTATCGTTTTTGATGTAGGATCAACTAAAGTGCCCATTTGTGAGGTAGTTGCAAATCATCCTAAAAGAAGAAATTTCATCGCGACACATCCTATTGCGGGAACGGAGTTTTCAGGGCCATCGGCAGCGATAAAAGGATTGTTTCAAGGAAAAACAAATATCATTTGCGAAGTAGAAAAAACTACTTTCAAATTGCAAGAAAAAGCATTGTGGCTTTTTAAAGCAATTGGAATGAGAATTCGCTATATGGATCCAAAATCTCATGATAAGCATATTGCATATGTATCGCATTTGTCACACATTAGTTCTTTTATGCTTGGTAAAACAGTAATCAATAAAGAAAAAGATGAGCAGGATATTTTTGATATGGCCGGTTCCGGTTTTGAAAGTACCGTTCGTTTGGCTAAAAGTTCACCAGCAATGTGGACCCCTATTTTTAAACAAAACAAAAAACAGGTAGTTAGAACATTGGAAGAATATATTGCCAATTTGTCTAAGTTTAAAGAACTCTTGGAAAATGATGATTACGATGCCATTTACAGCGAAATGCAAAGTGTCAATAAAATAAAAGAGATATTAAACGGAATGAATAGCAAAAAGTAG